A window of Ranitomeya variabilis isolate aRanVar5 chromosome 2, aRanVar5.hap1, whole genome shotgun sequence contains these coding sequences:
- the LOC143803961 gene encoding general transcription factor II-I repeat domain-containing protein 2-like, with amino-acid sequence MTSRKRKIGSECRIFKEQWTYDYFFMQYKERAVCLICQNIVAVFKEYNLRRHYQTQHKDKYDCLVGDQNTFVKQKQLNISSLRASCQVAKLIACTGRPFVEGEFVKECLLSIAKEMCPEKSILFSTVSLSGSTITRRIEEMGDNLHQHLQNSARKLSYFSLALDESNDVRDSAQLLIFIRGTNDNFAVMEELAALQSIKGTTTGEDIYEKLSQTVKHLELDWAKLASVTTDGAPSMVGSKKGVIARIKQEMDKRNHSHPIAIHCLIHQQALCSKSLKWDSVMKIVVSCVNFIRASALNHRQFQEFLSELNVAYENVLYHTEVHWLSRGKVLRHFYDLLPQITDFMLSKNKEVPELSDAEWKWHLTFLTDVTELLNSFNVQLQGKGKLICDMHSHVKAFEVKLGLLIKQVKEENFCHLPLTQNLLAEKPMVAFPKEFCVNSLEKLQKEFQFRFKELHLHEQDIQLFCNPFSIDIENVDAIYQMELAELRL; translated from the exons ATGACGTCAAGAAAGAGAAAAATTGGCTCGGAGTGTAGGATATTCAAAGAACAGTGGACTTATGATTACTTTTTCATGCAGTACAAGGAAAGAGCTGTGTGTTTGATATGTCAGAATATAGTGGCTGTGTTTAAAGAATACAATTTGCGTCGACACTATCAAACTCAACATaaagataaatatgattgtttggtTGGAGAT CAAAATACTTTTGTGAAGCAGAAGCAGCTAAACATTTCATCACTGCGAGCAAGTTGTCAAGTTGCCAAGCTAATAGCGTGCACTGGCAGGCCATTCGTGGAGGGAGAATTTGTTAAAGAGTGCCTTCTTTCTATCGCCAAAGAGATGTGTCCAGAAAAGTCAATCTTGTTTAGTACAGTTAGTCTTTCAGGATCTACAATTACACGAAGGATTGAAGAAATGGGAGACAATTTGCATCAGCATTTGCAAAACTCTGCAAGAAAACTTTCCTATTTTTCCTTGGCACTTGACGAGAGCAATGATGTTCGTGATTCTGCACAACTTCTAATTTTTATTCGTGGGACGAATGACAATTTTGCAGTCATGGAAGAGCTTGCTGCACTGCAAAGCATCAAAGGAACAACTACAGGGGAGGATATCTATGAAAAGCTTTCCCAAACTGTGAAGCATTTGGAGCTAGACTGGGCTAAACTAGCCAGTGTGACAACTGATGGTGCGCCTAGCATGGTGGGGTCTAAGAAAGGAGTAATTGCTCGCATTAAACAAGAGATGGACAAACGTAACCATTCTCATCCAATAGCCATACACTGCCTCATCCACCAACAAGCGCTATGTAGTAAATCACTGAAGTGGGACTCTGTTATGAAAATTGTGGTATCTTGTGTTAACTTCATTAGAGCTAGTGCACTAAACCACAGACAATTTCAGGAATTTCTGTCTGAGCTAAATGTTGCCTATGAAAATGTTCTGTACCACACAGAAGTCCATTGGCTGAGTCGAGGCAAAGTTTTGAGACATTTTTATGACTTGCTTCCACAGATTACAGATTTTATGCTGTCAAAAAACAAAGAAGTACCAGAGCTCAGTGATGCAGAATGGAAATGGCACCTCACCTTTCTGACAGATGTAACAGAGCTACTCAACAGTTTCAATGTGCAACTTCAAGGAAAAGGGAAGCTCATCTGTGATATGCACTCACATGTGAAAGCATTTGAAGTAAAATTAGGCCTCCTTATCAAACAAGTGAAGGAGGAaaatttctgccatctccccttaaCTCAAAATCTGTTAGCAGAAAAACCCATGGTTGCATTTCCAAAAGAATTTTGTGTGAATTCACTGGAAAAATTGCAAAAGGAGTTCCAATTCAGATTTAAAGAGCTTCATCTCCATGAACAGGACATACAGCTTTTCTGTAACCCATTTTCTATTGACATTGAAAATGTGGATGCAATTTACCAAATGGAACTGGCTGAACTGCGACTCTGA